One region of Chlorobiota bacterium genomic DNA includes:
- the purE gene encoding 5-(carboxyamino)imidazole ribonucleotide mutase, protein MQDRSPLVGIIMGSSFDLPTMRPAAEILEEFGIPFEMRVVSAHRTPDDMANYGKTAHERGIQVIIAGAGGAAHLPGMIASHSPLPVIGVPVKSSNLSGLDSLLSIVQMPKGVPVATVAIDSGKNAGILAVQILGSSRPEVLHKVIAYKQRIAEESRKQNEEI, encoded by the coding sequence ATGCAGGATCGGTCACCGCTTGTGGGAATCATCATGGGAAGCAGTTTTGACCTTCCAACCATGCGCCCGGCCGCTGAAATTTTAGAGGAATTTGGGATTCCCTTCGAGATGCGGGTGGTATCGGCACACCGGACACCGGATGACATGGCGAATTATGGGAAAACGGCTCACGAGCGTGGAATTCAAGTAATTATCGCTGGTGCTGGTGGGGCAGCTCACCTTCCGGGAATGATCGCTTCCCACTCGCCGCTGCCTGTTATTGGAGTTCCTGTGAAATCCAGCAACCTAAGCGGCTTGGATTCTCTGCTCTCGATTGTACAAATGCCGAAGGGGGTTCCGGTCGCCACGGTAGCAATTGACAGTGGTAAAAACGCAGGAATTTTGGCTGTTCAAATTCTCGGAAGCTCTCGCCCTGAAGTTTTACATAAAGTGATAGCCTATAAACAAAGAATAGCCGAGGAGTCACGAAAACAGAATGAGGAGATTTGA
- a CDS encoding thioredoxin family protein produces the protein MKTAHKAIVIALGTLLTAGLLLAANGQVQWKTASEAFAQAKSSKKKIVLDVYTDWCGWCKRMDKSTYGDAGVAAYLGEKYVAAKMNPEKEGTVEYQGKSYTQAEFAQALGISGYPATAFFDEDGELLTVIPGFVQPADFQKVLTYFAENIHKSKTWEEYAKTK, from the coding sequence ATGAAAACGGCACACAAAGCAATAGTGATCGCATTGGGCACGCTGCTAACCGCTGGCCTGTTGCTTGCGGCAAACGGGCAAGTGCAATGGAAGACCGCCAGCGAAGCTTTCGCCCAAGCAAAGTCTTCCAAAAAGAAAATCGTTCTGGACGTTTATACCGATTGGTGCGGCTGGTGCAAGCGGATGGACAAATCCACCTACGGCGATGCTGGCGTTGCTGCCTATCTGGGGGAAAAATATGTGGCCGCCAAAATGAACCCGGAGAAAGAAGGGACGGTGGAGTATCAAGGGAAAAGCTACACCCAGGCGGAGTTTGCGCAGGCATTGGGAATCAGCGGCTATCCTGCCACAGCGTTCTTCGATGAAGATGGGGAGCTGCTGACGGTGATCCCGGGGTTCGTCCAGCCCGCCGACTTCCAAAAGGTACTGACCTATTTTGCCGAGAATATCCACAAGTCAAAAACGTGGGAAGAATACGCGAAGACGAAGTAG
- a CDS encoding GWxTD domain-containing protein produces the protein MKNKRSNARSIAAWMIAAAGLLLLAIAELWMIAVARLLLLAIAELWMIAVAMLLLSAPAFSQVPTTRQPPTLEELAAMSDDYFLEVTTLPGTELGRGRAIISSRLSYDLLNFRKAGRAADGTELYLATPALYVEAVGSDGVVVGSGIWSDTVRVAGYSQTNSRSVFVCGAVELSLRPDRYTFSYNVTDGGVEPLFRRTTPPLAMDDFRANSPAIGSPLLLSGIYGDTLVAAGIDGNAKFGSPLVAYVPLSARETPRLLGWQLLQAPAGEENTSKELAKGNGELLGPVTVSRASCNEGNITLVARRDSVPPGAYGAIVNIPNAELLPADYLLVLTFQAGSSSATDTIPFALRWIDMPFSLLRPEYAIRALYPIAPEDTIDELLSGSKEDRAAALYRFWQQQDPTPTTRYNERMAEYYRRVDYAYLTFKTLDQRDGAKSDRGKIYILYGPPTTIDRQMQPGAPPRERWTYQNAVNRQFIFADGESTGAYRLIEYHDL, from the coding sequence ATGAAGAACAAGAGAAGCAACGCAAGATCAATAGCGGCATGGATGATTGCAGCGGCAGGGTTGCTGTTGTTGGCCATTGCAGAATTATGGATGATTGCAGTGGCAAGGTTGTTGTTGCTGGCCATTGCAGAATTATGGATGATTGCAGTGGCAATGCTACTGCTATCAGCCCCAGCATTTTCGCAAGTTCCCACCACCCGCCAGCCGCCAACGCTGGAAGAATTGGCGGCCATGAGCGATGATTACTTCCTTGAAGTAACCACCCTTCCCGGGACCGAGTTAGGGCGCGGGCGGGCAATCATCAGCTCCCGGCTTAGCTACGATCTGCTCAACTTCCGCAAAGCTGGGCGCGCTGCCGATGGCACGGAACTCTACCTTGCCACCCCGGCCTTGTACGTGGAGGCTGTCGGCTCCGATGGTGTGGTGGTGGGAAGCGGAATTTGGAGCGATACCGTTCGGGTTGCTGGATATTCCCAAACGAACTCCCGTTCGGTGTTTGTGTGCGGCGCGGTGGAGCTGTCGCTCCGTCCCGATCGGTACACCTTCAGCTACAACGTCACCGACGGCGGGGTTGAGCCACTGTTCCGCAGAACCACGCCACCGCTGGCGATGGATGACTTCCGTGCCAACTCCCCGGCCATTGGCAGCCCGCTGTTGTTAAGCGGCATCTACGGCGATACGCTGGTGGCGGCAGGGATTGACGGAAACGCAAAGTTTGGCAGCCCGCTGGTTGCGTACGTCCCGCTATCTGCGCGGGAAACGCCGCGATTGTTAGGCTGGCAGTTGCTGCAGGCACCGGCTGGTGAGGAGAACACGAGCAAGGAGCTGGCCAAAGGAAACGGGGAATTGCTGGGGCCGGTAACGGTAAGCCGCGCAAGCTGCAACGAAGGGAACATCACTCTGGTGGCGCGGCGCGATAGCGTTCCTCCGGGAGCCTACGGGGCGATAGTGAACATCCCGAACGCAGAGCTTCTTCCGGCGGATTACCTGTTGGTTTTGACCTTTCAGGCCGGAAGCAGCAGCGCGACCGATACCATCCCGTTTGCCTTGCGGTGGATTGATATGCCCTTCTCCTTGCTTCGCCCGGAGTATGCAATCCGCGCCCTGTACCCGATTGCGCCGGAGGACACGATTGATGAGCTTCTTTCCGGCAGCAAGGAGGACCGCGCCGCAGCCTTGTACCGGTTCTGGCAGCAGCAGGACCCCACCCCAACCACCCGCTACAATGAGCGGATGGCCGAGTACTACCGCCGCGTGGATTATGCCTACCTTACCTTCAAAACGTTGGACCAGCGGGACGGGGCAAAGAGCGATCGTGGGAAAATCTACATCCTGTACGGCCCCCCAACCACGATTGACCGGCAGATGCAGCCTGGCGCACCCCCCCGCGAGCGTTGGACCTACCAGAACGCCGTCAATCGCCAATTCATTTTTGCCGATGGAGAAAGCACAGGGGCATATCGGCTGATTGAGTATCACGATCTGTGA
- a CDS encoding metallophosphoesterase, translating into MPNRLTRRHFLGGVGIGVLGGAAFAADCAATSVEDAPVAPAYPSEPVANRLRTLIVVGDTQRTTWPERVFLGRKQNDAERAQVLRAIADEQPDLLLHLGDMVALGEDADDWAYFDTLAATLRKQNTPVLALLGNHDYGMWRHGKRVLHRCYNRFPNTTRRPAVRRVGGMALVLLDSNFTHLPPWEQTRQQQEYVQALRQLDEDPAIGMVVVASHHPPFSNSDLGGDARVEAEFAQPFLDSKKGRLYLSGHVHSYERFSHGGRTFVVSGGGGGPRRAVSNAADRAFANDQYRVGAIRPFHYLRIAVTEQTLRCEVMMLNGTTFECGDQFHVGK; encoded by the coding sequence ATGCCAAACCGCCTAACCCGCCGCCACTTCCTTGGTGGGGTTGGGATTGGTGTGCTGGGGGGCGCGGCTTTTGCTGCCGATTGCGCGGCAACGTCGGTGGAGGATGCGCCGGTTGCGCCCGCGTATCCATCGGAACCTGTGGCCAACCGGCTGCGCACGCTGATTGTTGTTGGCGATACCCAACGGACAACATGGCCCGAGCGGGTGTTCCTGGGGCGCAAGCAGAACGATGCCGAACGTGCCCAAGTGCTTCGCGCCATTGCCGATGAGCAACCGGACCTGCTGCTTCACTTGGGCGATATGGTGGCACTTGGCGAAGATGCCGACGACTGGGCTTACTTCGACACGTTGGCCGCCACCCTTCGCAAGCAAAACACGCCGGTGCTGGCCCTGCTGGGGAATCACGATTATGGAATGTGGCGGCACGGCAAACGGGTGCTGCATCGTTGCTACAACCGATTCCCCAACACAACCCGGCGCCCTGCGGTTCGGCGGGTTGGCGGAATGGCATTGGTGCTGCTCGATTCCAACTTCACCCACCTTCCCCCCTGGGAGCAGACGCGCCAGCAGCAAGAGTACGTGCAAGCCTTGCGCCAGCTTGACGAGGATCCCGCCATTGGCATGGTGGTTGTGGCCTCGCACCACCCCCCCTTCAGCAACAGCGATCTGGGTGGGGATGCGCGTGTGGAGGCGGAGTTCGCCCAGCCGTTTTTGGATTCGAAAAAGGGGCGGCTGTATCTGTCGGGCCATGTCCATTCCTACGAGCGGTTCAGCCACGGGGGGCGGACGTTTGTGGTAAGTGGCGGCGGCGGCGGACCGCGCCGTGCGGTCAGCAACGCGGCGGACCGGGCGTTCGCTAACGACCAATACCGGGTTGGCGCAATTCGCCCGTTCCACTACCTGCGGATTGCCGTAACCGAACAGACGCTCCGCTGCGAAGTGATGATGCTGAACGGAACCACGTTTGAATGTGGCGACCAATTCCACGTTGGGAAATGA
- the moeB gene encoding molybdopterin-synthase adenylyltransferase MoeB yields the protein MPARLTPEELGRYSRHILLPEFGMAGQQRLKESSVLLIGAGGLGSPLALYLAAAGVGKIGIVDSDVVDESNLQRQVLHGSSDVGRKKVESAQERMMEVNRHIEVATHDQPFTSANAMQIATGYSAIVDGTDNFPTRYLSNDVAVFLGIPNIYGSIFRFEGQVSTFWSKHGPCYRCLYPEPPPPGSVPSCAEGGVLGVLPGVIGTLQATEVIKVLTGIGKPLIGRLLLYDALAMGFRELRFARDPDCPICSNRPTITQLIDYEAFCGVPAHDRVSNQQPDKTTMPVPEITVEQLAELRSSGTPHTLIDVREPHEYELCNIGGTLIPLGQLPERYSEIPRDGTVVIHCRSGARSTKAIEYLQSLGYANVANLTGGIRAWSDVIDPNVPKY from the coding sequence ATGCCAGCACGATTAACGCCCGAAGAATTGGGCCGCTACAGCCGCCACATCCTTTTGCCGGAGTTCGGCATGGCGGGGCAGCAGCGGCTGAAAGAATCCAGCGTGTTGCTGATTGGGGCCGGCGGATTGGGGTCGCCATTGGCCCTCTATTTGGCGGCGGCCGGGGTTGGGAAAATCGGCATTGTGGATAGCGACGTTGTGGATGAATCGAACCTGCAACGCCAAGTGCTGCACGGAAGCTCCGACGTTGGGCGGAAGAAAGTCGAATCGGCACAGGAACGGATGATGGAGGTCAACCGGCACATTGAGGTGGCCACCCACGACCAACCGTTCACCAGCGCAAACGCCATGCAGATTGCCACCGGCTACAGCGCGATTGTTGACGGAACCGACAACTTCCCCACGCGGTATCTTAGCAACGATGTGGCGGTGTTCCTCGGCATCCCGAACATCTACGGGTCCATCTTTCGGTTCGAGGGGCAAGTCTCCACGTTTTGGAGCAAGCATGGCCCCTGTTACCGCTGCTTGTATCCCGAGCCACCGCCGCCGGGGTCGGTTCCCAGTTGTGCCGAAGGAGGGGTGTTGGGGGTGTTGCCCGGGGTGATCGGCACGCTGCAAGCCACCGAGGTGATAAAAGTGCTGACGGGAATCGGGAAGCCACTGATTGGGCGGTTGCTTCTGTACGACGCGCTGGCAATGGGCTTCCGGGAATTGCGCTTTGCCCGCGACCCCGATTGCCCAATCTGCAGCAACCGCCCAACCATCACACAGTTGATAGATTACGAAGCGTTCTGCGGCGTGCCTGCCCACGACCGCGTTTCCAACCAACAACCAGATAAAACAACCATGCCAGTACCAGAAATCACCGTTGAACAGCTTGCTGAACTGCGCAGCAGCGGCACGCCACACACACTGATTGACGTGCGCGAACCGCACGAGTACGAGCTGTGCAACATCGGCGGGACGCTGATCCCGCTTGGCCAGCTTCCCGAACGCTACTCCGAAATCCCACGCGATGGCACCGTGGTGATCCACTGCCGCTCGGGCGCACGGTCCACCAAGGCGATTGAGTATTTGCAATCGCTTGGCTACGCCAACGTGGCGAACCTTACCGGAGGCATCCGCGCTTGGTCCGACGTTATTGACCCAAACGTGCCGAAGTACTAA
- a CDS encoding cupin domain-containing protein encodes MRMVHGLGTTLCWFFTRAESVPEPEDGVRSRRADRIVVAGPPLNEKGQYPSPPSEPYTHIITPFHEGLLTEVVEVFLTPHTEWSLEPISFGGMVTAYGMKGRMLLVIEGTEYILHEGETLHYDGCRPHQLRNYTDHPSLALLTIAPVAL; translated from the coding sequence ATGCGGATGGTTCACGGGCTTGGGACCACGCTTTGCTGGTTCTTCACGCGGGCCGAATCGGTTCCCGAACCAGAGGATGGGGTCCGAAGCCGCCGCGCCGATAGGATTGTGGTTGCCGGCCCACCGCTGAACGAAAAAGGGCAATATCCATCACCCCCTTCCGAGCCGTACACCCACATCATCACCCCGTTCCACGAAGGTTTGCTGACGGAGGTTGTGGAGGTTTTCCTGACCCCCCACACTGAATGGAGTCTGGAGCCGATCAGCTTTGGCGGGATGGTGACAGCCTACGGGATGAAAGGGCGGATGCTTCTGGTGATTGAGGGGACGGAGTACATCCTGCACGAAGGGGAGACGCTCCATTACGATGGCTGCCGCCCCCACCAACTTCGCAACTACACGGACCATCCTTCGCTGGCGTTGCTCACCATTGCCCCGGTGGCATTGTAG
- a CDS encoding helix-turn-helix transcriptional regulator, whose protein sequence is MPRHIIHQPKYLGENLRRLRQSRDWTLERLGNAAGVTKGYVSLVESGKRTPIGPR, encoded by the coding sequence GTGCCACGCCATATCATTCATCAGCCGAAATATTTGGGCGAGAACTTGCGCCGTTTGCGGCAATCGCGCGATTGGACGCTGGAGCGATTGGGGAACGCTGCGGGGGTGACAAAAGGGTATGTCTCGCTGGTGGAGTCGGGGAAGCGGACCCCCATTGGGCCACGCTGA
- a CDS encoding YbbR-like domain-containing protein codes for MSQRNNKASVWRVLGAVFFAALLWGITALSDTYFSSLSLPLRVDLPPDQALIEPLPSTIQVTLRASGWALLKMKAAGQAECVLHPSARSQEKQRAVMVDRSALLTEVRAGLPGAEQVTNIYPDSLTMVIGRVVSKRVPLIPVGAINTRQGFEVIGSYQISPDSVTVVGSEKSLQKITSWTTEPIQLEDVHQPVSRMRIRVSDTLPGVVRPTPLVVELSADVQEIAERAFPDISITNRAAARDTTLELVLQPERVEILIRGGARDLSRLNPRLLRAWIDVAHGIDTLGYARPRLLNLPPGLRVIRFNPERVRYLWRKER; via the coding sequence GTGAGCCAACGGAACAACAAGGCCAGCGTGTGGCGTGTGTTAGGGGCGGTCTTCTTCGCGGCACTGCTGTGGGGAATCACCGCCCTTTCCGACACGTACTTTTCCAGCCTAAGCCTTCCGTTGCGTGTGGACCTTCCCCCCGACCAAGCATTGATTGAACCCCTTCCTTCCACCATCCAAGTGACGCTGCGGGCAAGCGGCTGGGCGCTGCTGAAAATGAAGGCCGCTGGCCAGGCAGAATGCGTGCTGCACCCTTCGGCGCGGTCCCAGGAAAAACAGCGCGCGGTGATGGTGGATCGCTCGGCATTGCTTACCGAGGTTCGCGCCGGGCTGCCGGGGGCCGAGCAGGTCACGAACATCTATCCCGACTCGCTGACGATGGTGATTGGGCGCGTGGTGAGCAAGCGGGTTCCGCTGATTCCGGTGGGGGCAATCAACACACGCCAGGGGTTCGAGGTGATTGGGAGCTACCAGATTTCCCCTGATAGCGTCACGGTGGTTGGCTCGGAAAAATCATTGCAGAAGATCACCTCCTGGACCACCGAGCCGATCCAGTTAGAAGATGTCCACCAGCCGGTTTCCCGCATGCGGATTCGGGTCAGCGACACGCTTCCGGGCGTTGTTCGCCCCACGCCGTTGGTTGTTGAATTGAGCGCCGACGTTCAGGAGATTGCCGAGCGTGCCTTCCCCGACATCTCCATCACCAACCGTGCCGCCGCACGCGACACCACGCTGGAACTGGTCCTGCAGCCGGAGCGTGTGGAGATTCTGATCCGCGGCGGCGCGCGCGACCTTAGCCGACTTAATCCCCGCCTGCTTCGTGCCTGGATTGACGTTGCCCACGGGATTGACACCCTGGGCTACGCCCGCCCCCGGTTGCTGAACTTGCCGCCGGGCCTGCGGGTGATCCGTTTCAATCCCGAGCGGGTGAGATACCTATGGAGGAAGGAGCGGTAG
- the gcvT gene encoding glycine cleavage system aminomethyltransferase GcvT yields MTETALKRTAFYDLHLAAGAKIVPFAGFEMPVSYRGILAEHTAVRERVGVFDVSHMGEVLVTGPNALEFVQKITVNDASVLTIGQAQYSAMCRPDGGIVDDLLVYYRGPENYLLVINGANIDKDFAWMQQNAIEGATLVNASDDYSLLAVQGPKSLQALQKLTATDLSAIEYYHFVEGEIAGVPAIISRTGYTGELGFELYFSSDRQPSANVWNAVMEAGAEFGIEPTGLGARDTLRLEMGYCLYGNDITDDTNTIEAGLGWITKLEKGEFNGREALAAVKAAKPSRKLVAFQMKERGIPRQHYKIAADGRDVGEVTSGTSSPTLGEGIGMGYVESAFAKVGTEIAVVIRDKHVSATVVKLPFVKKG; encoded by the coding sequence ATGACTGAAACCGCGCTGAAACGCACCGCTTTTTACGATCTCCATCTGGCCGCCGGGGCAAAAATCGTCCCGTTTGCTGGCTTCGAAATGCCCGTTTCCTATCGGGGTATCCTTGCCGAACACACCGCCGTGCGCGAACGCGTTGGCGTGTTCGATGTCTCCCACATGGGTGAGGTTCTGGTGACAGGCCCGAACGCTTTGGAGTTCGTCCAAAAAATCACCGTGAACGATGCCTCGGTCCTCACCATTGGCCAGGCCCAATACAGTGCCATGTGCCGCCCCGATGGCGGAATTGTGGATGACCTTCTGGTCTATTATCGCGGCCCTGAAAACTACCTGCTGGTGATTAACGGAGCCAACATTGACAAAGACTTTGCATGGATGCAGCAGAACGCAATCGAAGGGGCAACGCTGGTGAACGCCTCGGACGATTACTCACTCCTCGCCGTTCAGGGTCCAAAGTCGCTGCAGGCGTTGCAGAAGCTGACCGCAACGGACCTGAGCGCGATTGAGTACTACCACTTCGTTGAAGGTGAGATTGCTGGCGTTCCGGCAATCATCTCACGCACTGGCTACACCGGCGAGCTTGGCTTCGAACTCTATTTCAGCAGCGATCGCCAGCCAAGCGCAAACGTCTGGAATGCCGTGATGGAGGCTGGCGCGGAGTTCGGAATCGAGCCAACCGGCTTGGGCGCACGCGACACGCTCCGCCTGGAAATGGGCTACTGCCTGTACGGCAACGACATCACCGACGACACCAACACCATCGAGGCCGGTTTGGGGTGGATCACCAAGCTGGAGAAGGGGGAGTTCAACGGGCGGGAAGCACTGGCCGCAGTGAAGGCCGCAAAGCCCTCGCGGAAGCTGGTCGCCTTCCAGATGAAGGAGCGGGGAATTCCGCGCCAGCATTACAAGATTGCAGCCGATGGGCGCGATGTTGGCGAAGTCACCAGCGGAACATCCTCGCCAACGTTGGGGGAAGGGATTGGGATGGGATACGTGGAATCGGCATTTGCGAAAGTCGGAACCGAAATCGCCGTCGTCATTCGCGATAAGCACGTTTCAGCAACGGTGGTGAAACTGCCGTTCGTGAAAAAGGGGTAA